One genomic window of Amphiura filiformis chromosome 3, Afil_fr2py, whole genome shotgun sequence includes the following:
- the LOC140148679 gene encoding dynamin-1-like protein isoform X2 — protein sequence MEALIPVINKLQDVFNTVGADVIQLPQIVVVGNQSSGKSSVLECLVGRDFLPRGSGIVTRRPLVLQMIHIDPEDRKTAAGEGEGKPIYIDEVKVEEWGKFLHTKNKIYTDFDEIREEIQAETDRMAGGNKGIVEDAINLKIYSPKVLNLTLVDLPGLTKVAVGDQPEDIEIQIRDMIVHYISNPNSIILAVTAANTDMATSDALKLAKEVDPEGRRTLAVVTKLDLMDAGTDAVDVLCGRVIPVKLGIIGVVNRSQMDINNKKEIEESIKDESAFLQRKYPALANRNGSAYLAKTLNRLLMHHIRDCLPELKARVNVLSSQFQQLLATFGEPVGDKSQTLLQIITKFAAQYCATIEGTAKNIETSELCGGARICYIFHETFGRTLDSIDPLGGLRTIDILTAIRNATGPRPALFVPEISFELLVKRQIRRLEEPGLRCVELVHEEMQRIIQHCGTQELLRFPKLHDRVVEVVTSLLRRRLPATNNMVENIVGIELAYINTKHPDFADATLVNMIVESSERERRRGKNDAMVEPTEKGDKQLSKSHSFGHSISEDYSRSPKIQSPKAVAQMATADGIVAPKNSRESLGSSSWVPTWVRGTNPPPPGAKVPTTAAEAIAAATPPMQQSPRTERKSVGLNLLPDVPDVPQMRKLSTREQRDVDVIKRLIQSYFLIVRKNIQDSVPKSIMHFLVNFVRDNLQSELVGALYKQDAIENLLSESEHISQRRTEAQEMLEALQKASQIIGEIRETHLW from the exons ATGGAAGCACTTATACCAGTGATCAACAAACTGCAAGATGTCTTCAATACTGTAGGGGCTGATGTGATACAGTTACCACAGATTGTTGTCGTTGGGAACCAG AGTAGTGGTAAAAGTTCTGTGTTAGAATGTCTGGTTGGAAGAGATTTCCTGCCAAGAG GCAGTGGTATTGTGACACGGCGCCCTCTTGTGCTACAGATGATTCACATTGACCCAGAGGATAGGAAGACAGCAGCTGGTGAAGGAGAAG GAAAACCAATTTACATTG ATGAAGTCAAGGTGGAAGAATGGGGCAAGTTTCTTCACACAAAGAACAAAATCTACACAGACTTTGATGAAATCCGGGAAGAAATTCAGGCCGAAACAGACAGAATGGCAGGTGGcaataag GGTATTGTAGAAGATGCCATCAACCTAAAAATCTACTCACCCAAGGTGCTCAATCTGACGTTAGTAGATCTGCCAGGGTTAACTAAG GTGGCTGTTGGAGACCAGCCTGAGGATATTGAGATTCAAATCAGAGATATGATTGTACATTATATCAGTAATCCTAACTCTATCATCCTAGCAGTAACTGCTGCAAACACAGATATGGCAACATCAGATGCACTTAAACTAGCAAAAGAGGTAGATCCTGAAG GAAGAAGAACCTTAGCTGTAGTTACCAAGCTGGATCTGATGGATGCAGGCACAGATGCTGTGGATGTCCTCTGTGGAAGAG TTATACCGGTAAAGTTAGGAATTATTGGTGTTGTGAATAGAAGTCAGATGGACATCAACAACAAGAAA GAAATTGAAGAGTCAATAAAAGATGAATCCGCTTTTCTACAGCGCAAGTATCCAGCTCTAGCAAACAGAAATGGCTCCGCATATCTTGCTAAAACACTCAATAGG TTACTGATGCACCACATCCGAGACTGTTTGCCAGAGTTGAAGGCCCGTGTCAATGTATTAAGCTCACAATTCCAGCAACTTCTCGCTACCTTTGGTGAACCAGTTGGAGACAAGAGTCAGACACTTCTACAGATCATCACCAAGTTTGCTGCCCAGTACTGTGCCACCATTGAGGGAACAGCCAAAAATATTGAAACATCAGAATT ATGTGGAGGTGCTAGAATATGCTACatatttcatgaaacatttggGCGCACATTAGACAGTATTGATCCCTTGGGTGGACTTAGAACCATAGATATACTCACTGCTATTAGGAATGCTACG GGTCCAAGACCAGCACTATTTGTTCCAGAGATTTCTTTTGAACTCCTTGTGAAAAGACAAATAAGGCGATTAGAAGAACCCGGTTTGCGATGTGTGGAGCTGGTGCACGAGGAGATGCAGCGAATTATTCAGCACTGTGGTACACAAGAGCTCTTACGCTTTCCTAAATTACATGATCGCGTTGTAGAAGTGGTCACTAGCTTGTTACGTAGGAGACTGCCTGCCACAAATAATATG GTAGAAAACATAGTAGGCATTGAGCTGGCATACATCAATACCAAGCATCCAGATTTTGCAGATGCAACATTAGTTAACATGATAGTAGAATCAtcagagagggagaggaggagaGGCAAGAATGATGCCATGGTGGAACCAACAGAAAAGGGAGACAAACAACTAAGCAAG TCTCACAGTTTTGGACATAGCATCAGTGAGGATTACTCACGATCACCAAAAATACAATCACCAAAG GCTGTAGCACAAATGGCAACAGCAGATGGTATCGTAGCACCAAAGAATAGCCGTGAAAGTTTGGGCTCCTCCTCCTGGGTGCCGACATGGGTGCGTGGAACAAACCCCCCACCTCCTGGTGCCAAGGTCCCAACCACTGCAGCTGAAGCTATTGCAGCAGCAACCCCACCAATGCAGCAAAGCCCCAGGACAGAAAGAAAATCAGTTGGGCTTAATCTCCTGCCAGATGTT CCTGATGTACCACAAATGAGAAAATTATCTACAAGGGAGCAGAGGGATGTTGATGTGATCA AGCGTTTAATCCAGAGCTACTTCCTGATAGTGCGTAAGAACATCCAAGACAGTGTCCCCAAATCAATAATGCACTTCCTAGTCAACTTTGTAAGGGACAATCTTCAAAGTGAGCTTGTAGGTGCCCTGTATAAACAAGATGCTATTGAGAATTTGCTATCAGAATCAGAACACATATCACAGAGAAGAACAGAAGCACAGGAGATGTTAGAG GCTCTTCAAAAAGCCAGCCAGATCATAGGTGAAATCAGGGAAACACATCTTTGGTAA
- the LOC140148679 gene encoding dynamin-1-like protein isoform X4: MEALIPVINKLQDVFNTVGADVIQLPQIVVVGNQSSGKSSVLECLVGRDFLPRGSGIVTRRPLVLQMIHIDPEDRKTAAGEGEGQNGLMNDEVKVEEWGKFLHTKNKIYTDFDEIREEIQAETDRMAGGNKGIVEDAINLKIYSPKVLNLTLVDLPGLTKVAVGDQPEDIEIQIRDMIVHYISNPNSIILAVTAANTDMATSDALKLAKEVDPEGRRTLAVVTKLDLMDAGTDAVDVLCGRVIPVKLGIIGVVNRSQMDINNKKEIEESIKDESAFLQRKYPALANRNGSAYLAKTLNRLLMHHIRDCLPELKARVNVLSSQFQQLLATFGEPVGDKSQTLLQIITKFAAQYCATIEGTAKNIETSELCGGARICYIFHETFGRTLDSIDPLGGLRTIDILTAIRNATGPRPALFVPEISFELLVKRQIRRLEEPGLRCVELVHEEMQRIIQHCGTQELLRFPKLHDRVVEVVTSLLRRRLPATNNMVENIVGIELAYINTKHPDFADATLVNMIVESSERERRRGKNDAMVEPTEKGDKQLSKAVAQMATADGIVAPKNSRESLGSSSWVPTWVRGTNPPPPGAKVPTTAAEAIAAATPPMQQSPRTERKSVGLNLLPDVPDVPQMRKLSTREQRDVDVIKRLIQSYFLIVRKNIQDSVPKSIMHFLVNFVRDNLQSELVGALYKQDAIENLLSESEHISQRRTEAQEMLEALQKASQIIGEIRETHLW; this comes from the exons ATGGAAGCACTTATACCAGTGATCAACAAACTGCAAGATGTCTTCAATACTGTAGGGGCTGATGTGATACAGTTACCACAGATTGTTGTCGTTGGGAACCAG AGTAGTGGTAAAAGTTCTGTGTTAGAATGTCTGGTTGGAAGAGATTTCCTGCCAAGAG GCAGTGGTATTGTGACACGGCGCCCTCTTGTGCTACAGATGATTCACATTGACCCAGAGGATAGGAAGACAGCAGCTGGTGAAGGAGAAG GCCAAAATGGTTTGATGAATG ATGAAGTCAAGGTGGAAGAATGGGGCAAGTTTCTTCACACAAAGAACAAAATCTACACAGACTTTGATGAAATCCGGGAAGAAATTCAGGCCGAAACAGACAGAATGGCAGGTGGcaataag GGTATTGTAGAAGATGCCATCAACCTAAAAATCTACTCACCCAAGGTGCTCAATCTGACGTTAGTAGATCTGCCAGGGTTAACTAAG GTGGCTGTTGGAGACCAGCCTGAGGATATTGAGATTCAAATCAGAGATATGATTGTACATTATATCAGTAATCCTAACTCTATCATCCTAGCAGTAACTGCTGCAAACACAGATATGGCAACATCAGATGCACTTAAACTAGCAAAAGAGGTAGATCCTGAAG GAAGAAGAACCTTAGCTGTAGTTACCAAGCTGGATCTGATGGATGCAGGCACAGATGCTGTGGATGTCCTCTGTGGAAGAG TTATACCGGTAAAGTTAGGAATTATTGGTGTTGTGAATAGAAGTCAGATGGACATCAACAACAAGAAA GAAATTGAAGAGTCAATAAAAGATGAATCCGCTTTTCTACAGCGCAAGTATCCAGCTCTAGCAAACAGAAATGGCTCCGCATATCTTGCTAAAACACTCAATAGG TTACTGATGCACCACATCCGAGACTGTTTGCCAGAGTTGAAGGCCCGTGTCAATGTATTAAGCTCACAATTCCAGCAACTTCTCGCTACCTTTGGTGAACCAGTTGGAGACAAGAGTCAGACACTTCTACAGATCATCACCAAGTTTGCTGCCCAGTACTGTGCCACCATTGAGGGAACAGCCAAAAATATTGAAACATCAGAATT ATGTGGAGGTGCTAGAATATGCTACatatttcatgaaacatttggGCGCACATTAGACAGTATTGATCCCTTGGGTGGACTTAGAACCATAGATATACTCACTGCTATTAGGAATGCTACG GGTCCAAGACCAGCACTATTTGTTCCAGAGATTTCTTTTGAACTCCTTGTGAAAAGACAAATAAGGCGATTAGAAGAACCCGGTTTGCGATGTGTGGAGCTGGTGCACGAGGAGATGCAGCGAATTATTCAGCACTGTGGTACACAAGAGCTCTTACGCTTTCCTAAATTACATGATCGCGTTGTAGAAGTGGTCACTAGCTTGTTACGTAGGAGACTGCCTGCCACAAATAATATG GTAGAAAACATAGTAGGCATTGAGCTGGCATACATCAATACCAAGCATCCAGATTTTGCAGATGCAACATTAGTTAACATGATAGTAGAATCAtcagagagggagaggaggagaGGCAAGAATGATGCCATGGTGGAACCAACAGAAAAGGGAGACAAACAACTAAGCAAG GCTGTAGCACAAATGGCAACAGCAGATGGTATCGTAGCACCAAAGAATAGCCGTGAAAGTTTGGGCTCCTCCTCCTGGGTGCCGACATGGGTGCGTGGAACAAACCCCCCACCTCCTGGTGCCAAGGTCCCAACCACTGCAGCTGAAGCTATTGCAGCAGCAACCCCACCAATGCAGCAAAGCCCCAGGACAGAAAGAAAATCAGTTGGGCTTAATCTCCTGCCAGATGTT CCTGATGTACCACAAATGAGAAAATTATCTACAAGGGAGCAGAGGGATGTTGATGTGATCA AGCGTTTAATCCAGAGCTACTTCCTGATAGTGCGTAAGAACATCCAAGACAGTGTCCCCAAATCAATAATGCACTTCCTAGTCAACTTTGTAAGGGACAATCTTCAAAGTGAGCTTGTAGGTGCCCTGTATAAACAAGATGCTATTGAGAATTTGCTATCAGAATCAGAACACATATCACAGAGAAGAACAGAAGCACAGGAGATGTTAGAG GCTCTTCAAAAAGCCAGCCAGATCATAGGTGAAATCAGGGAAACACATCTTTGGTAA
- the LOC140148679 gene encoding dynamin-1-like protein isoform X1: MEALIPVINKLQDVFNTVGADVIQLPQIVVVGNQSSGKSSVLECLVGRDFLPRGSGIVTRRPLVLQMIHIDPEDRKTAAGEGEGQNGLMNDEVKVEEWGKFLHTKNKIYTDFDEIREEIQAETDRMAGGNKGIVEDAINLKIYSPKVLNLTLVDLPGLTKVAVGDQPEDIEIQIRDMIVHYISNPNSIILAVTAANTDMATSDALKLAKEVDPEGRRTLAVVTKLDLMDAGTDAVDVLCGRVIPVKLGIIGVVNRSQMDINNKKEIEESIKDESAFLQRKYPALANRNGSAYLAKTLNRLLMHHIRDCLPELKARVNVLSSQFQQLLATFGEPVGDKSQTLLQIITKFAAQYCATIEGTAKNIETSELCGGARICYIFHETFGRTLDSIDPLGGLRTIDILTAIRNATGPRPALFVPEISFELLVKRQIRRLEEPGLRCVELVHEEMQRIIQHCGTQELLRFPKLHDRVVEVVTSLLRRRLPATNNMVENIVGIELAYINTKHPDFADATLVNMIVESSERERRRGKNDAMVEPTEKGDKQLSKSHSFGHSISEDYSRSPKIQSPKAVAQMATADGIVAPKNSRESLGSSSWVPTWVRGTNPPPPGAKVPTTAAEAIAAATPPMQQSPRTERKSVGLNLLPDVPDVPQMRKLSTREQRDVDVIKRLIQSYFLIVRKNIQDSVPKSIMHFLVNFVRDNLQSELVGALYKQDAIENLLSESEHISQRRTEAQEMLEALQKASQIIGEIRETHLW, translated from the exons ATGGAAGCACTTATACCAGTGATCAACAAACTGCAAGATGTCTTCAATACTGTAGGGGCTGATGTGATACAGTTACCACAGATTGTTGTCGTTGGGAACCAG AGTAGTGGTAAAAGTTCTGTGTTAGAATGTCTGGTTGGAAGAGATTTCCTGCCAAGAG GCAGTGGTATTGTGACACGGCGCCCTCTTGTGCTACAGATGATTCACATTGACCCAGAGGATAGGAAGACAGCAGCTGGTGAAGGAGAAG GCCAAAATGGTTTGATGAATG ATGAAGTCAAGGTGGAAGAATGGGGCAAGTTTCTTCACACAAAGAACAAAATCTACACAGACTTTGATGAAATCCGGGAAGAAATTCAGGCCGAAACAGACAGAATGGCAGGTGGcaataag GGTATTGTAGAAGATGCCATCAACCTAAAAATCTACTCACCCAAGGTGCTCAATCTGACGTTAGTAGATCTGCCAGGGTTAACTAAG GTGGCTGTTGGAGACCAGCCTGAGGATATTGAGATTCAAATCAGAGATATGATTGTACATTATATCAGTAATCCTAACTCTATCATCCTAGCAGTAACTGCTGCAAACACAGATATGGCAACATCAGATGCACTTAAACTAGCAAAAGAGGTAGATCCTGAAG GAAGAAGAACCTTAGCTGTAGTTACCAAGCTGGATCTGATGGATGCAGGCACAGATGCTGTGGATGTCCTCTGTGGAAGAG TTATACCGGTAAAGTTAGGAATTATTGGTGTTGTGAATAGAAGTCAGATGGACATCAACAACAAGAAA GAAATTGAAGAGTCAATAAAAGATGAATCCGCTTTTCTACAGCGCAAGTATCCAGCTCTAGCAAACAGAAATGGCTCCGCATATCTTGCTAAAACACTCAATAGG TTACTGATGCACCACATCCGAGACTGTTTGCCAGAGTTGAAGGCCCGTGTCAATGTATTAAGCTCACAATTCCAGCAACTTCTCGCTACCTTTGGTGAACCAGTTGGAGACAAGAGTCAGACACTTCTACAGATCATCACCAAGTTTGCTGCCCAGTACTGTGCCACCATTGAGGGAACAGCCAAAAATATTGAAACATCAGAATT ATGTGGAGGTGCTAGAATATGCTACatatttcatgaaacatttggGCGCACATTAGACAGTATTGATCCCTTGGGTGGACTTAGAACCATAGATATACTCACTGCTATTAGGAATGCTACG GGTCCAAGACCAGCACTATTTGTTCCAGAGATTTCTTTTGAACTCCTTGTGAAAAGACAAATAAGGCGATTAGAAGAACCCGGTTTGCGATGTGTGGAGCTGGTGCACGAGGAGATGCAGCGAATTATTCAGCACTGTGGTACACAAGAGCTCTTACGCTTTCCTAAATTACATGATCGCGTTGTAGAAGTGGTCACTAGCTTGTTACGTAGGAGACTGCCTGCCACAAATAATATG GTAGAAAACATAGTAGGCATTGAGCTGGCATACATCAATACCAAGCATCCAGATTTTGCAGATGCAACATTAGTTAACATGATAGTAGAATCAtcagagagggagaggaggagaGGCAAGAATGATGCCATGGTGGAACCAACAGAAAAGGGAGACAAACAACTAAGCAAG TCTCACAGTTTTGGACATAGCATCAGTGAGGATTACTCACGATCACCAAAAATACAATCACCAAAG GCTGTAGCACAAATGGCAACAGCAGATGGTATCGTAGCACCAAAGAATAGCCGTGAAAGTTTGGGCTCCTCCTCCTGGGTGCCGACATGGGTGCGTGGAACAAACCCCCCACCTCCTGGTGCCAAGGTCCCAACCACTGCAGCTGAAGCTATTGCAGCAGCAACCCCACCAATGCAGCAAAGCCCCAGGACAGAAAGAAAATCAGTTGGGCTTAATCTCCTGCCAGATGTT CCTGATGTACCACAAATGAGAAAATTATCTACAAGGGAGCAGAGGGATGTTGATGTGATCA AGCGTTTAATCCAGAGCTACTTCCTGATAGTGCGTAAGAACATCCAAGACAGTGTCCCCAAATCAATAATGCACTTCCTAGTCAACTTTGTAAGGGACAATCTTCAAAGTGAGCTTGTAGGTGCCCTGTATAAACAAGATGCTATTGAGAATTTGCTATCAGAATCAGAACACATATCACAGAGAAGAACAGAAGCACAGGAGATGTTAGAG GCTCTTCAAAAAGCCAGCCAGATCATAGGTGAAATCAGGGAAACACATCTTTGGTAA
- the LOC140148679 gene encoding dynamin-1-like protein isoform X3, whose translation MEALIPVINKLQDVFNTVGADVIQLPQIVVVGNQSSGKSSVLECLVGRDFLPRGSGIVTRRPLVLQMIHIDPEDRKTAAGEGEDEVKVEEWGKFLHTKNKIYTDFDEIREEIQAETDRMAGGNKGIVEDAINLKIYSPKVLNLTLVDLPGLTKVAVGDQPEDIEIQIRDMIVHYISNPNSIILAVTAANTDMATSDALKLAKEVDPEGRRTLAVVTKLDLMDAGTDAVDVLCGRVIPVKLGIIGVVNRSQMDINNKKEIEESIKDESAFLQRKYPALANRNGSAYLAKTLNRLLMHHIRDCLPELKARVNVLSSQFQQLLATFGEPVGDKSQTLLQIITKFAAQYCATIEGTAKNIETSELCGGARICYIFHETFGRTLDSIDPLGGLRTIDILTAIRNATGPRPALFVPEISFELLVKRQIRRLEEPGLRCVELVHEEMQRIIQHCGTQELLRFPKLHDRVVEVVTSLLRRRLPATNNMVENIVGIELAYINTKHPDFADATLVNMIVESSERERRRGKNDAMVEPTEKGDKQLSKSHSFGHSISEDYSRSPKIQSPKAVAQMATADGIVAPKNSRESLGSSSWVPTWVRGTNPPPPGAKVPTTAAEAIAAATPPMQQSPRTERKSVGLNLLPDVPDVPQMRKLSTREQRDVDVIKRLIQSYFLIVRKNIQDSVPKSIMHFLVNFVRDNLQSELVGALYKQDAIENLLSESEHISQRRTEAQEMLEALQKASQIIGEIRETHLW comes from the exons ATGGAAGCACTTATACCAGTGATCAACAAACTGCAAGATGTCTTCAATACTGTAGGGGCTGATGTGATACAGTTACCACAGATTGTTGTCGTTGGGAACCAG AGTAGTGGTAAAAGTTCTGTGTTAGAATGTCTGGTTGGAAGAGATTTCCTGCCAAGAG GCAGTGGTATTGTGACACGGCGCCCTCTTGTGCTACAGATGATTCACATTGACCCAGAGGATAGGAAGACAGCAGCTGGTGAAGGAGAAG ATGAAGTCAAGGTGGAAGAATGGGGCAAGTTTCTTCACACAAAGAACAAAATCTACACAGACTTTGATGAAATCCGGGAAGAAATTCAGGCCGAAACAGACAGAATGGCAGGTGGcaataag GGTATTGTAGAAGATGCCATCAACCTAAAAATCTACTCACCCAAGGTGCTCAATCTGACGTTAGTAGATCTGCCAGGGTTAACTAAG GTGGCTGTTGGAGACCAGCCTGAGGATATTGAGATTCAAATCAGAGATATGATTGTACATTATATCAGTAATCCTAACTCTATCATCCTAGCAGTAACTGCTGCAAACACAGATATGGCAACATCAGATGCACTTAAACTAGCAAAAGAGGTAGATCCTGAAG GAAGAAGAACCTTAGCTGTAGTTACCAAGCTGGATCTGATGGATGCAGGCACAGATGCTGTGGATGTCCTCTGTGGAAGAG TTATACCGGTAAAGTTAGGAATTATTGGTGTTGTGAATAGAAGTCAGATGGACATCAACAACAAGAAA GAAATTGAAGAGTCAATAAAAGATGAATCCGCTTTTCTACAGCGCAAGTATCCAGCTCTAGCAAACAGAAATGGCTCCGCATATCTTGCTAAAACACTCAATAGG TTACTGATGCACCACATCCGAGACTGTTTGCCAGAGTTGAAGGCCCGTGTCAATGTATTAAGCTCACAATTCCAGCAACTTCTCGCTACCTTTGGTGAACCAGTTGGAGACAAGAGTCAGACACTTCTACAGATCATCACCAAGTTTGCTGCCCAGTACTGTGCCACCATTGAGGGAACAGCCAAAAATATTGAAACATCAGAATT ATGTGGAGGTGCTAGAATATGCTACatatttcatgaaacatttggGCGCACATTAGACAGTATTGATCCCTTGGGTGGACTTAGAACCATAGATATACTCACTGCTATTAGGAATGCTACG GGTCCAAGACCAGCACTATTTGTTCCAGAGATTTCTTTTGAACTCCTTGTGAAAAGACAAATAAGGCGATTAGAAGAACCCGGTTTGCGATGTGTGGAGCTGGTGCACGAGGAGATGCAGCGAATTATTCAGCACTGTGGTACACAAGAGCTCTTACGCTTTCCTAAATTACATGATCGCGTTGTAGAAGTGGTCACTAGCTTGTTACGTAGGAGACTGCCTGCCACAAATAATATG GTAGAAAACATAGTAGGCATTGAGCTGGCATACATCAATACCAAGCATCCAGATTTTGCAGATGCAACATTAGTTAACATGATAGTAGAATCAtcagagagggagaggaggagaGGCAAGAATGATGCCATGGTGGAACCAACAGAAAAGGGAGACAAACAACTAAGCAAG TCTCACAGTTTTGGACATAGCATCAGTGAGGATTACTCACGATCACCAAAAATACAATCACCAAAG GCTGTAGCACAAATGGCAACAGCAGATGGTATCGTAGCACCAAAGAATAGCCGTGAAAGTTTGGGCTCCTCCTCCTGGGTGCCGACATGGGTGCGTGGAACAAACCCCCCACCTCCTGGTGCCAAGGTCCCAACCACTGCAGCTGAAGCTATTGCAGCAGCAACCCCACCAATGCAGCAAAGCCCCAGGACAGAAAGAAAATCAGTTGGGCTTAATCTCCTGCCAGATGTT CCTGATGTACCACAAATGAGAAAATTATCTACAAGGGAGCAGAGGGATGTTGATGTGATCA AGCGTTTAATCCAGAGCTACTTCCTGATAGTGCGTAAGAACATCCAAGACAGTGTCCCCAAATCAATAATGCACTTCCTAGTCAACTTTGTAAGGGACAATCTTCAAAGTGAGCTTGTAGGTGCCCTGTATAAACAAGATGCTATTGAGAATTTGCTATCAGAATCAGAACACATATCACAGAGAAGAACAGAAGCACAGGAGATGTTAGAG GCTCTTCAAAAAGCCAGCCAGATCATAGGTGAAATCAGGGAAACACATCTTTGGTAA